The region GCACGGCCTGCGTCTGCGCGTCGAAGAACTCCGTATACCAGATCGTCAGCAGGCCCAATAGTGCCGGCAGATTCTTTTCGATGGGAGTGGTCCGGAAGTGCACATCCATCGCGTGGAAGCCATCCAGCATCTCGCGGAAATGCTTCGGCCCGATTGCGATCATCGTCGAAAGACCGATCGCCGAATCCATCGAGTAGCGTCCGCCGACCCAGTCCCAGAATCCGAACATATTGGCTGTATCGATGCCAAACTTCTCAACCTCCTTTGCGTTGGTTGAAATAGCTACAAAGTGCTTGGCCACCGCCTTCTCATCCCCCAGAGACTTCAGGGCCCACTCGCGCGCGGTGTGAGCGTTCGTCATCGTCTCAAGAGTGGTGAAGGTCTTCGAGGCTACGAGAAACAGCGTCTCCTCCGCATTCAGATCCTGCACCGCCTCGGCGAAGTCCGTGCCATCCACGTTGGAGACGAACCGGAAGGTCAGATCACGCTGCGAGTAGTGCTTAAGCGCCTCATACGCCATCACCGGCCCTAAGTCAGAACCGCCGATGCCGATGTTCACAACATTCTTGATGCGTTTGCCTGTATGACCCTTCCACTCGCCTGACCGGACCTTGTCGGCAAATGCCGCCATTTTGTCCAGGACTTCGTGGACTCCGGGAACGACGTCCTCTCCATCCACGAGGATCTTCTCCCCCTTCGGAGCGCGTAGAGCGACGTGCAACACCGCACGGTTCTCCGTGATGTTGATCTTTTCCCCAGTAAACATCGCCTCGGTGCGCGCCTTCAGCCCCGAGTCCTCGGCCAGTTGCACCAGCAGCTTTAAGGTTTCATCGGTGACGCGGTTCTTCGAATAATCCAGAAAGATCCCTTCGGCCTGTGCCGTCAGCCGTTCTCCGCGGGACGAATCCTCTGCAAACAGCTCGCGCAGATGCCTTCTGCGAATCTGTTCCGCATGGGCGCCAAGCGCTTTCCAGGCTGGACGATCGGTAAGGGATGGGTGCTTGGGTGGCGTAGGCATGCGTCTATCTCTCCTCTGTTATCTAAGCTCTTATTTATGGACTGTGATGATCGATGACCCCAAAAGGAAACACGCGTCGGCTGTATCTTCTCACAGGCACACCACCCTCCGCATAAACAGCATGGACTTGCGAACGAGGCACATGTGCGTTTATCGTAAGAGTGGTCCGGCTATCGCCCCTTCTCCGTCGCGAACCGCCTGGCCGGAAAGGGATCCCATGAGTACCACCGCGCGCCGTCCGCTTTCTCCTGAAATTCCTCAGCCCCCTGTACCGCCCCTACCGCCCGCACAAAAACAGACACCGGCAGCCTCGCTGGATGTTTTTACCGGAGATCCTAACTTCATGACCTCGCTCGCGCGAGGTCTTATCGTTATCCAGGCCTTTACCCAGCAGAACCCGCAAATGACGATTTCGCAGCTGAGCGTGCGCACCGGACTTTCGCGCGCCGCCGTGCGTCGCTGCCTGTACACGCTCACCAAACTCGGCTTTGCGGGAGCCGAGGACGGTTCGCGCTACTCCCTACGTCCGCGCATGCTGACGCTGTCGCATACCTACACTGCTTCGAGCACGCTGTCCTCTGCCGCTCAGCCCATCCTTGAACGCATGTCGGCCGCATTGCGCGAATCATTCTCCGTAGCCACGCTCGATGGTGACGACATTGTCTATGTGGCACGAAGCACGGTCAACCGCGTCATGGCCGTCGATCTGCACATCGGAAGCCGCCTGCCTGCATACTGCACCAGCATGGGCCGCATCCTGCTTGCGTATCTTCCCCAGGAGCAGATCGAAACCTATCTGGCGCGCGTCAACCTTGTTCCGCACACTACACGCACGGTTACCTCCGTCGAGAAACTGCGGATGCTGTTGCGTAACATTCGCCGCAACGGATACGCTCTCTGTGACCAGGAGTACGAAGTAGGGCTGCGCTCTCTCGCCGTCCCCGTCTTCTCTCCCAATGGACGCGCCGTGGCGACTCTCAATCTGAGCGGAAGCGCGCCGCGCCTTTCGACGCTCGAGATGCAGACCCGTTTCCTGTCACATCTTCGCAACGCAGCATCGGAACTGGCCGTCTTTCTGCGCTGAATTAGTGTCACGCAGCACTTCAAAAATACAAGGATTCCTCGCATCGATCATTCTGAACGAATCGAAGGATCCCTGTATTTTTACGGTTCAGATAGAAGCTGAGGTCGCCGGCGCCACACAACGCACAAACGTAGCTCCCTGCTCGGCATCCACAATCACCTGTCCGGTGCCTTCCGGGATCACTACAGCCTTGCCTGGCTCAAGCTCAACCTCACTGCCAGGGGTCACCACCCAGGCCTTCCCTCTGAGGCCGACGAGACAGGCAGGGCCTTCCAGAGTCAGGCTCTGCTCCACCGCACGTCCCAGCTCAAACCGATCAACGACGAAATACTTCTGCTCGATCAACCGGATAAAGCCCGCCATCTCTTTCGGCGCAACTTTACCCGCCTGTGTCTTTGGCTTGATGACCTTCAGCCCCTGCTCCAGGTGCAGCTCGCGAGGACGCCCATAATCGTACAGGCGATAGGTCACATCACTGGTCTGCTGGGTCTCGAGCAGAACCACGCCGGGCCCGATGGCATGCACCGTGCCAGCATCGACAAAGAGCATGTCTCCCACGCTCACCGGAACCTTCTCGATCAGAGACTCCATCGTGTTATCTGCAACTGAAGCGGCCAGCATCTTTGCGTCGACACCAGGTTTCAAGCCCAACATGACGAAAGCGCCGGGTTCTGCGTCCAGCACATACCAGCACTCTGTCTTGCCGCGAGTCTCTCCGGCAGCCTGTGCCTGGGCGTCATCCGGGTGCACCTGGACTGACAGCTTCTCATTGGGAAAGAGCAGCTTCACCAGCAGAGGAAATTCGCCGCCCATCTGCGGACCCAACTCCGCGAGCGTCTTGCCGGCAAGCTCTCCTTCTTCAACGACGCACTGCGGCCCTGTGAGCCATGCCTCTCCTACCAGCTCCGTCGTGCCGGTATCTTCGTACCACGGCTTCAAACTCTTTCTTCCCCAGGGCCGGGGGCTGAACCACGGCTTCAGGCGAAACGGCGAAACTTCCATCACTCCTCCATCCATCTTTCCAGAACCTGTCATCGTATTTTGTTGAGACAGGGCTAACGGGTTGCTGCCTTCCGCAACGTCTCCGCTGCCGACTCCGGCGTAATGTCCCTCTGCGGCGACCCCAGCAGCTCGAACCCCACCATGAACTTTCGTACCATAGCCGAGCGCAGGAGCGGCGGGTAAAAGTGCAGATGAAAGTGCCACTCCGGATGTTCCTTCCCCTCGCAGGGCTGCGGGTGCAGTCCCATCGAATAAGGAAATGGCGTATCGAAGACCTTGTCGTACGTCGAGGTTACTGCTTTTAGAATAGCCGCCAGGTCGTCGCGCTCCGTATCCGTCATCGCAGCCAGATCGGCGATATGCCTTACGGGAAGAATGATCACCTCGAAGGGCCACACTGCCCAGAAAGGGACCAGAGCCACAAAGCTGGCATTGGAAGTAACGATGCGCTCGCCGCGTGCAACCTCCATCTCGCGGTAGGCACACAGCAGGCAGCAGCCATGCTCGCTTAAATAGGCTTGCTGAGCAGCCTGCTCCACTAGCGCCTCATTGGGAACTGAGCGGGACGCCCAGATCTGGCCGTGCGGGTGGGGATTGCTCGCGCCCATCATCGCCCCGCGGTTCTCGAAGACCTGAACGTAACGGATATCGTCGCGCGCACCCAACTCCCGGGTCTGCGCATCCCACAGATCGACAACCTGGCGAATGTCCGTGACTTCCATACGGGCCAGCGTGAGATCGTGTCGCGGAGAAAAGCATAGGACGCGGCAGATGCCGCTCTCGCCTTCGGCGACCAGCAAGCCTCGTTCCTCCTCATCCATGGAAAACAGAGGCGCGTCCGGCTTCAATGCGGCAAAGTCATTCTCAAAGACATACGTGCTGGTGTAGTTGTCGGTTCTATGGCCGCCTGCGCGCATATTGCCCGGGCAGAGATAGCAATCGGGATCGTATTGGAGAGCCGTAGTCTGGGCCGGTTTCTCCATCTGTCCTTGCCAGGGGCGCTGCGTGCGGTGCGGCGAAACCAGCACCCACTCGCGTTTGAGCGGATTGAAGCGACGGTGAGGGTTCTGCAGCGCTAACGGGTTCAAGCAACACCGCCTTTCTTCGCCAATGCCAGAGCACCATCGGCCGGTTCGCAGATAAAGCAATCAGCTTCGATCTTTGTCGCTTGCGCGTACTCGCGCTGAACCGCGGAGACAAACGCCTCCGCCTCCGAAGCCTTCACGATATTTACCGTGCAGCCTCCGAAGCCGCCTCCCGTAATTCTTGCCCCGATGCATCCCGATTGTCTGAGAGCGATCTCAACCAGCGTATCGACTTCCTCGCAGCTTGCGGCGAAATCGTCGCGCATGCTCGTGTGAGCCTTCACCATCAGTTCTCCGAAACGCGGCATATCGCTCTCCAGCAGAGCGTCGCGGGCCTGCAGAACACGCTCATTCTCAGTAATGATGTGCCTACATCGCGCAAAGCTCTCCGGAGACATCCTGTCCCGGCAGGCGCCCAGGTCAGCCAGCGTGGCGTCACGCAGCAGCGCTACCCCGCACTCTTGCTGCAACACAGCCTGCCCCGCTTCAACCTCATCACGGCGATTGCCATACTCGCCGGTGGCAACCGCGTGCCTCACCATAGAATTGGCAATTACAACCCGAACATCGTCGGGAAGAGGCAGCAGATCGAACTCGAGCGAACGCGTATCCAGCATCATGGCGCGATGCGCCACGGCTCCGGCGACGACGAACTGGTCCATGATCCCGCTCTTCGCACCGACAAATTCATTCTCGGCCCTACGACAGAGCGTGGCCAGCTTCGCCAGGGGAAGCGTCGACTCGCTGAGAGACAGGATTGCCATCGCTGCGGCTACCTCGACCGACGCCGAGGAGCTCAGGCCAGCTCCCAGGGGGACATCGCCGGAAAGCGTTATGTTGAATCCCCCGAAGCGAATGCCCTCTTTCCAGAGGCTCCACGCTACTCCTGCCGGGTAGTCGCTCCAGTGCCCCTGTCGCCCGCGCTCAAGACTCTTCAGGTCAAAGATGGTCTCTTCGCCGTAGTTATGGGAGTAAAACGCGAGCCGTTTGTCTTCCCGCGGGCTGATGACCGCGATCGTCTGAAAGTCGATGGCCATCGGCATCACAAGACCGCCGGTATAGTCGGTGTGTTCCCCAATCAGATTGACCCGTGCCGGCGCGCGAAAGAGCTTTCCCGGCTGGCCAAAATGATCTTCATGCGCAGTCTGTACTGCTTTGTCCGTCAACTTCATTCACTTATCCGAAAGGCTCCCGATAGTTGGCAAACCTTCTTCATCCTATCGTTTGTCCGGCAGAAGCACCCACCTGTTTTCGTAAAAGCACCGGTTTACTCTTCCCGAAGCACCTCAAGTGGCTTTTGCCCCAGCACACGAAAACTGGCTCCCCAGCCTGTCGCCACGGTGGCGGCCGCGGTCAGCAAGAGCACAGCGACGTTCCACCCCCAGTGGAAATGATAGGTAACAGACATTCTGCCCAGCAGAATACGAGCAACGATATTGGCAAAGGCGATTCCGACAAGGCCGGCAACCAGGCCGAGCACTGCAAATTCGATCGAAAATACAGCCGCAATTCTTCCTCTGGTGGCGCCCAGGGTCTTTAAAACAACGACCTCACGAATACGACGATAGCGGGTTCCGGCCACGGCGCTGGCGAGAATGACGATGCCCGCAAATACGCTGAAGGCCGCGAGAAACTGGATTACATAGGTGATCTGGATAACGACGGAACGCACCGTCTCAAGTGCCTGCGCAACATTGATAACCGTCACGGTCGGAAAGGCATGATAGAGCGCACGCTGCAACTCTCCTACGCGCCTGGGATCGGAGTGGACCCCACCGTACCAGACCACCGGCAGCCCCTTGAGAGTAGAAGGGGGGAGGATAAACTCCGCGCGCGCATAGGTATGCTGTCCATCAGCCTTGGTCAGAGCGACGACCGTGGCGACGAATTCAGAGTCCTGGGCGGCGAAGGTGATCTTTGATCCGACATGGACGCCAAGCCGATCGGCCTGACGCTTCGCAATTGCGACTACCGGCTTCTGCTGTTCAGCACTCCACCAGGACCCCTCTTCCACAGTAGTCCCCGCCGGAGGAGCATCGAACGAGGTCAGCGAGATCGACCGCAGCATCCGCTTCGGAAAGTTCTTCAACTTCAGCTCGGTCGCAGGCACGCCATCGATTGCAAGAATGCGAGACGAGACGACAGGAAGAAGCTCCGAGGCAGCGGTGACGCTCGGTTGGGAGCGCAGCAGCTTCTCGACGCCCGCAACTTCCCTGCTGGTGATGTCGATCAGGAAGACGTTCGGAAGATTCGGTGCGCTGGACAGGTGCAGTTCGTGCACGACCGCCTTCTGGACCAGGAAGACAGACATGATCTGCATCACCCCCAACCCGACCGCAGCCAGCAGAGCCGCTGATGGATTGCCCGGCCGATAAAGGTTGGCGAGTCCATGGCGCACCGCCGACGGAAGCCGAAGACGCGTCTTTGCCAGAAACTTCCGTAAGCCCGCGAGCAAGAGAGCGCAGGCTGCAAGAAGAACTATTAAAACAGCCACCAGGCCCAGCGCAAAGACCTGGCCAACCATGGCTGAGTCTGAGAGCGTTGCAGCAATGGCGGCCAGGCCGGTGACGATCAGCACCACGGCGACGATCTGAACGGCGTTCTCTTTAAGCCGCTTCTTGACCGCAGAGATAAACGGATCGGAACTTTCGTCTACAGTCCTGCGCAAGATCAGAATGGGACGTACGGAACGAATATCGAGAAGAGGTGGAAGTGTGAACAGAAGGGTAGTCAGGACTCCGACACCAAGCCCCGTAGCGACCGCCTGAGACTGCACGTGCAATGCCGTGGATACACCCAGCAGCTTACCCAGAAAATACGGAAAGGCCATTTGCACCAATCCGCCGAACGCCACACCGAGAATGCCTCCAAGCAATCCCAGCAAC is a window of Edaphobacter sp. 12200R-103 DNA encoding:
- a CDS encoding type I phosphomannose isomerase catalytic subunit, with protein sequence MTGSGKMDGGVMEVSPFRLKPWFSPRPWGRKSLKPWYEDTGTTELVGEAWLTGPQCVVEEGELAGKTLAELGPQMGGEFPLLVKLLFPNEKLSVQVHPDDAQAQAAGETRGKTECWYVLDAEPGAFVMLGLKPGVDAKMLAASVADNTMESLIEKVPVSVGDMLFVDAGTVHAIGPGVVLLETQQTSDVTYRLYDYGRPRELHLEQGLKVIKPKTQAGKVAPKEMAGFIRLIEQKYFVVDRFELGRAVEQSLTLEGPACLVGLRGKAWVVTPGSEVELEPGKAVVIPEGTGQVIVDAEQGATFVRCVAPATSASI
- a CDS encoding ABC transporter permease — protein: MASLSYRSALKIAIRELHFSRGKFFFVVLSVAIGVAALTGVRGFSSTFRAALLDRARSIMAADLSARMFQQPTPQEQKGLDAIEAESVQMTPVTEMLSMASSAKTLDPLLVSLKAVDPSLYPFYGDVQLQPAGSLKDVLHDDTVVVADDLLVRLHLNIGDSLKIGSRIFRIAAIVVNEPDRLSGNFAAGPRVFITRTGLDASGLLAPGSHAGQRYLFELPKPKDGTPISDKTVADLKERLEKLLPESQVIDYRETNPALTRGLDRATSLLSLMSLVALVLGAVGVAMAMRAHLEQRLDTIAIMKSLGAGSAEIIRIYLIQTLLLGLLGGILGVAFGGLVQMAFPYFLGKLLGVSTALHVQSQAVATGLGVGVLTTLLFTLPPLLDIRSVRPILILRRTVDESSDPFISAVKKRLKENAVQIVAVVLIVTGLAAIAATLSDSAMVGQVFALGLVAVLIVLLAACALLLAGLRKFLAKTRLRLPSAVRHGLANLYRPGNPSAALLAAVGLGVMQIMSVFLVQKAVVHELHLSSAPNLPNVFLIDITSREVAGVEKLLRSQPSVTAASELLPVVSSRILAIDGVPATELKLKNFPKRMLRSISLTSFDAPPAGTTVEEGSWWSAEQQKPVVAIAKRQADRLGVHVGSKITFAAQDSEFVATVVALTKADGQHTYARAEFILPPSTLKGLPVVWYGGVHSDPRRVGELQRALYHAFPTVTVINVAQALETVRSVVIQITYVIQFLAAFSVFAGIVILASAVAGTRYRRIREVVVLKTLGATRGRIAAVFSIEFAVLGLVAGLVGIAFANIVARILLGRMSVTYHFHWGWNVAVLLLTAAATVATGWGASFRVLGQKPLEVLREE
- the galK gene encoding galactokinase encodes the protein MKLTDKAVQTAHEDHFGQPGKLFRAPARVNLIGEHTDYTGGLVMPMAIDFQTIAVISPREDKRLAFYSHNYGEETIFDLKSLERGRQGHWSDYPAGVAWSLWKEGIRFGGFNITLSGDVPLGAGLSSSASVEVAAAMAILSLSESTLPLAKLATLCRRAENEFVGAKSGIMDQFVVAGAVAHRAMMLDTRSLEFDLLPLPDDVRVVIANSMVRHAVATGEYGNRRDEVEAGQAVLQQECGVALLRDATLADLGACRDRMSPESFARCRHIITENERVLQARDALLESDMPRFGELMVKAHTSMRDDFAASCEEVDTLVEIALRQSGCIGARITGGGFGGCTVNIVKASEAEAFVSAVQREYAQATKIEADCFICEPADGALALAKKGGVA
- the pgi gene encoding glucose-6-phosphate isomerase codes for the protein MPTPPKHPSLTDRPAWKALGAHAEQIRRRHLRELFAEDSSRGERLTAQAEGIFLDYSKNRVTDETLKLLVQLAEDSGLKARTEAMFTGEKINITENRAVLHVALRAPKGEKILVDGEDVVPGVHEVLDKMAAFADKVRSGEWKGHTGKRIKNVVNIGIGGSDLGPVMAYEALKHYSQRDLTFRFVSNVDGTDFAEAVQDLNAEETLFLVASKTFTTLETMTNAHTAREWALKSLGDEKAVAKHFVAISTNAKEVEKFGIDTANMFGFWDWVGGRYSMDSAIGLSTMIAIGPKHFREMLDGFHAMDVHFRTTPIEKNLPALLGLLTIWYTEFFDAQTQAVLPYEQYLKRFPAYLQQLTMESNGKHVTLDGATVNYQTGQIYWGEPGTNGQHSFYQLIHQGTRLIPCDFIGFYKTLNPLGRHHDMLMANVFAQAEALAFGKTAEQVKAEGTPDWLVPHRVFEGNRPSNTILVDVLTPAVLGKLVALYEHAVFTQGVVWNIDSFDQWGVELGKVLATKILGELEAKDEPKLEHDSSTTNLIERYRRNK
- a CDS encoding UDP-glucose--hexose-1-phosphate uridylyltransferase is translated as MNPLALQNPHRRFNPLKREWVLVSPHRTQRPWQGQMEKPAQTTALQYDPDCYLCPGNMRAGGHRTDNYTSTYVFENDFAALKPDAPLFSMDEEERGLLVAEGESGICRVLCFSPRHDLTLARMEVTDIRQVVDLWDAQTRELGARDDIRYVQVFENRGAMMGASNPHPHGQIWASRSVPNEALVEQAAQQAYLSEHGCCLLCAYREMEVARGERIVTSNASFVALVPFWAVWPFEVIILPVRHIADLAAMTDTERDDLAAILKAVTSTYDKVFDTPFPYSMGLHPQPCEGKEHPEWHFHLHFYPPLLRSAMVRKFMVGFELLGSPQRDITPESAAETLRKAATR
- a CDS encoding IclR family transcriptional regulator C-terminal domain-containing protein; the encoded protein is MSTTARRPLSPEIPQPPVPPLPPAQKQTPAASLDVFTGDPNFMTSLARGLIVIQAFTQQNPQMTISQLSVRTGLSRAAVRRCLYTLTKLGFAGAEDGSRYSLRPRMLTLSHTYTASSTLSSAAQPILERMSAALRESFSVATLDGDDIVYVARSTVNRVMAVDLHIGSRLPAYCTSMGRILLAYLPQEQIETYLARVNLVPHTTRTVTSVEKLRMLLRNIRRNGYALCDQEYEVGLRSLAVPVFSPNGRAVATLNLSGSAPRLSTLEMQTRFLSHLRNAASELAVFLR